The following proteins come from a genomic window of Mariniflexile sp. TRM1-10:
- a CDS encoding flavodoxin family protein, which yields MKKGIIILGSSNSDGETRKIVSYVSKKTYYPIIDLKTKNISEFDYEFKNIEDDFHPLIKEIVNNYEIIVFATPVYWYSMSGIMKTFFDRISDCLKIQKETGRKLRGMEMAIISCGSDKKLKNGFHMPFIETAKYLGMNYISDVHCWIESETIPISVKNELNTFIISIQ from the coding sequence ATGAAGAAAGGAATTATAATTCTTGGGAGCTCAAATAGCGACGGAGAAACAAGGAAAATAGTTTCTTATGTTAGTAAAAAAACGTATTATCCTATCATTGATTTAAAAACTAAGAACATATCGGAATTTGATTATGAATTCAAAAATATAGAGGATGATTTTCATCCATTAATAAAAGAAATCGTAAATAACTATGAGATTATAGTATTTGCAACACCTGTATATTGGTATTCAATGAGTGGAATTATGAAAACATTTTTTGATAGAATTTCAGATTGTTTGAAAATACAAAAGGAAACAGGCAGAAAATTGAGAGGTATGGAAATGGCAATTATAAGTTGCGGCTCAGATAAAAAATTAAAGAATGGATTTCATATGCCTTTTATTGAAACCGCTAAATACCTTGGAATGAATTATATATCAGATGTACATTGTTGGATTGAAAGCGAAACTATACCTATTTCTGTAAAAAATGAGTTGAATACATTCATCATTTCAATACAATAG
- a CDS encoding outer membrane protein assembly factor BamB family protein → MNQIYKLIIFTFLSSVVYGQSSLVWDFPTEGGVYSSPAVDDNTLYIGSNDSCLYALDKENGRLKWKFRTGGEIKSQPLLYNGSVIFNSTDGFVYSIDKRNAQEQWKFKTNGEKRLDMWDYYLSSPVYSDNKVFVGSGDGNIYAIEPSSGTLIWKFKTDDIVHATPLVYKDKVYVGSFDGHFYALSANNGDLVWKFRTVGDVYFPKGEIQKGAAIYENALIFGSRDYNMYALNIETGRGLWNMKEKGSWIIATPLIVDDVVYFGTSDSHRFCGLSAKNGYEAYSYPINMRVYGKAVLFENDIYFGCFNGKLYRLNKLKGALEQVFQTHGSKRNYHTVYNEKDEFKTGFELYGKDSEASEKKILDLGAILSTPIVDKGIMYFGDANGYVYACKLQ, encoded by the coding sequence ATGAACCAGATATATAAACTTATCATATTTACTTTTTTATCTTCTGTTGTTTACGGACAAAGTTCGTTAGTTTGGGATTTCCCAACAGAAGGTGGCGTTTATTCATCACCTGCAGTTGATGATAATACACTATACATTGGAAGCAATGATTCATGTTTATATGCTTTGGATAAGGAAAACGGCAGATTGAAATGGAAATTCAGAACAGGAGGGGAAATTAAATCTCAACCCTTACTGTACAATGGTTCTGTGATTTTTAACAGTACCGATGGATTCGTGTATTCTATTGACAAAAGAAATGCACAAGAGCAATGGAAATTTAAAACAAATGGAGAAAAAAGATTGGACATGTGGGATTATTATCTTTCATCGCCAGTATACTCAGATAATAAAGTGTTTGTTGGGAGTGGTGACGGAAATATTTATGCCATTGAACCGAGTAGTGGAACACTAATCTGGAAGTTTAAAACGGATGATATTGTGCACGCAACCCCATTGGTTTATAAGGACAAGGTTTATGTAGGTAGTTTTGATGGGCACTTTTATGCATTAAGTGCTAATAATGGCGATTTGGTTTGGAAATTTAGAACAGTTGGTGATGTTTATTTTCCTAAAGGAGAAATTCAAAAAGGAGCTGCTATTTATGAAAATGCCTTAATTTTTGGGAGTAGGGATTATAATATGTATGCTTTAAATATTGAGACAGGACGAGGACTATGGAATATGAAAGAAAAGGGAAGCTGGATTATTGCTACGCCTCTTATAGTTGATGATGTTGTTTATTTTGGAACCTCGGATTCCCACAGATTTTGTGGGTTATCTGCAAAAAATGGCTACGAAGCATATTCCTATCCTATAAATATGCGTGTGTATGGCAAAGCGGTATTGTTTGAAAATGATATCTATTTCGGGTGTTTCAATGGCAAATTGTATAGGCTTAATAAGTTAAAAGGAGCATTAGAACAAGTTTTTCAGACTCATGGCAGTAAAAGAAATTATCATACGGTTTACAATGAGAAAGATGAATTTAAAACCGGTTTTGAATTATACGGTAAGGATTCAGAAGCTTCAGAAAAGAAAATCCTTGATTTAGGAGCAATCCTATCAACCCCGATAGTGGATAAAGGGATTATGTATTTTGGCGATGCAAATGGATATGTTTATGCATGTAAACTTCAATAG